CAAGTAATTGTGAGACGCGGTATAGGATACGATAACGTAGATGTCGAAGCTGCCACATCAAAAGGGATAGCAGTGGTGAATGTACCTGATTATTGCACTGATGAAGTGGCAGATCATACCATGGCTCTTCTTTTATGTGCGGCACGAAGGATTATTCAGGGTTGGGATCAGGTGAAATCGAGACAATGGGACTACCGGAAATTACTCCCCATACACGCATTAAAAGACTCTGTACTGGGGCTCTTGGGATTTGGTAAGATCCCAAGAGCAATAAGTGAGAGAGCGCGCTGCTTTGGGCTTACAGTACAAACAAGTGACCCTTTTGTCTCCAGAGATTTCGTAGCTGTGCACGGTGTCAAACTAGTTAGTAGTGAAGAACTTTTTAGAACATCTGATTTTATCTCGGTGCATGTTCCACTTGCAAAAAGTAACATTGGTCTCGTTTCAAGACAGGCTTTCGATATGATGAAACCATCAGCAGTTCTTATAAATACCGCAAGAGGACCTGTAATAGACGAATCAGCACTTATAGATGCTCTGAAAAATGGTAGCATTGCCTTTGCAGCACTTGATGTCACAACAAAGGAGCCAATTGAAGCTAATCATCCTCTTCTTGAGATGGAAAACGTAATCTTAACTCCACACTTTGCCTTCTATTCTGAACGTGCGGTAAGAATCTTAGGCGAGAAATCGGGTGGAGATATTATCAAAGTATTTAATGGGTGTATCCCTGAATCCTTGGTGAATCCTGAGGTCCTAAAAATCAGGACAGACCTCAAGAGATCAAAGGGTAATATCACGTCTAGGAGATGAATAATGTTTGGGCATTAACGAATCATATAATTCGTTTTTATAAAGGAGGACTTCACGGGTTAAAAACGACAACCCATAATTACAATGGACTCTAAACTTGTCACCTTATTCTTACTCAGAGATGTAGCTTTGTTCTTTTTAACTATATCTCGTTTTAGTGGGATTAGTAACTAATTTATAGACTTGATTAAATAATGGAGGGTTTATTCAAATGGGGAAAAGAAAAACTATACAGGACTTTCGGCAGATGAAGCAAAGTGGAGAAAAGGTTACTTGGATTACATCCTATGATTACCATATGGCCCGTATGGCGAATGAAGTGGGTATTAACATGATCCTAGTCGGTGACTCTGTGGGCATGACTGTGTATGGCTACCCTGGTACACTACCGGTGACTATGGATCAAATAATACCTCATACCGAGGCAGTAAGGAGGGGTGCGCCTGACGTGTTCGTAGTGGGTGATTTACCTTTTGGTGCTTATCATGCAAATGTAGA
This genomic stretch from Dehalococcoidales bacterium harbors:
- a CDS encoding C-terminal binding protein, whose protein sequence is MYKVTTTDMLDPVIPEENILRENGAQLFYGYYKDEANLIDITRDADGIITFLAPMTAKVINSLQHCQVIVRRGIGYDNVDVEAATSKGIAVVNVPDYCTDEVADHTMALLLCAARRIIQGWDQVKSRQWDYRKLLPIHALKDSVLGLLGFGKIPRAISERARCFGLTVQTSDPFVSRDFVAVHGVKLVSSEELFRTSDFISVHVPLAKSNIGLVSRQAFDMMKPSAVLINTARGPVIDESALIDALKNGSIAFAALDVTTKEPIEANHPLLEMENVILTPHFAFYSERAVRILGEKSGGDIIKVFNGCIPESLVNPEVLKIRTDLKRSKGNITSRR